Proteins from a single region of Streptomyces spectabilis:
- a CDS encoding TetR/AcrR family transcriptional regulator — translation MIDVAVQVFAKRGYHAASVDEIAELAGISKPMVYLYLDSKEGLFLACLRREADRLVAAFQGAAREAAVRGADDGSGRGAPEVRLHAGLLAFFAFVAERRDSWVVLHRQASELSETIAAAVAEARRAVMAQVAELVRAGIEESAAAAQLTERDADFVAHALVGAADSLTDWMARNPGQSPEGVALRLMNMVWVGMGRVLEGEVWVPARG, via the coding sequence ATGATCGACGTGGCGGTCCAGGTCTTCGCCAAGCGGGGCTATCACGCCGCGTCGGTCGACGAGATCGCCGAACTCGCCGGGATCTCCAAGCCGATGGTGTACCTCTACCTCGACTCCAAGGAAGGCCTGTTCCTCGCCTGTCTGCGGCGGGAGGCCGATCGCCTGGTGGCGGCGTTCCAGGGGGCGGCCCGCGAGGCCGCGGTGCGGGGCGCCGACGACGGCTCGGGCCGGGGTGCCCCCGAAGTCCGCCTGCACGCCGGGCTCCTGGCCTTCTTCGCCTTCGTCGCCGAGCGCCGCGACAGCTGGGTGGTGCTCCACCGCCAGGCGTCGGAGCTGAGCGAGACCATCGCGGCCGCCGTCGCCGAGGCGCGCCGCGCGGTGATGGCGCAGGTCGCGGAGCTGGTCCGGGCGGGGATCGAGGAGAGCGCGGCGGCCGCGCAACTCACGGAGAGGGACGCCGACTTCGTGGCCCACGCCCTGGTCGGCGCCGCCGACTCGCTCACCGACTGGATGGCCCGCAACCCGGGCCAGTCGCCGGAGGGCGTCGCCCTGCGCCTGATGAACATGGTCTGGGTCGGGATGGGCCGGGTCCTGGAGGGGGAGGTCTGGGTTCCGGCCCGCGGGTGA
- a CDS encoding SCP2 sterol-binding domain-containing protein: MGTDKAEGIAGLDFSSVTPEEFARIVKGLSGKDISAIATDAPLRGRVLREVFARMERQFRPEAAGTLKALIRWQVTGSEGVEDTVYETDIAEGACAVRAGRSEAEPRVTLVMGDAEFLKLVSGNANPVTLFMTRKLKVVGDVALAAGLTRYFDIPKV, from the coding sequence ATGGGGACGGACAAGGCCGAGGGGATCGCGGGACTCGACTTCTCCAGTGTCACGCCCGAGGAGTTCGCGCGCATCGTGAAGGGCCTCTCCGGCAAGGACATCAGCGCGATCGCCACGGACGCCCCGCTGCGCGGCCGTGTCCTGCGGGAGGTCTTCGCCCGCATGGAACGGCAGTTCAGGCCGGAGGCCGCGGGCACGCTGAAGGCGCTGATCCGGTGGCAGGTCACGGGGAGCGAGGGCGTCGAGGACACGGTGTACGAGACGGACATCGCCGAGGGCGCGTGCGCGGTCCGCGCGGGGCGCTCGGAGGCGGAGCCGCGCGTCACGCTCGTCATGGGCGACGCGGAGTTCCTCAAGCTGGTGTCCGGCAACGCGAACCCCGTCACGCTGTTCATGACCCGCAAGCTCAAGGTCGTGGGCGACGTGGCGCTCGCCGCGGGGCTCACCCGGTACTTCGACATCCCCAAGGTGTGA
- a CDS encoding ABC transporter permease has product MTAPQDTTAAPEGPRSAAATAGPRVPGPVVPDPVAATAPGYRPGRTLPLRVEAVRQLKRRRTLVMGGILALLPLVLLLAFAIAGSPDGRDDRVTLMDTATASGVNFAATCLFVSAGFLLVIPVALFCGDTVASEAGWSSLRYLLAAPVPRARLLWSKLAVGLGLSAAAIVLLPVVALAVGTMAYGWGPLEIPTGGVLEPGTAARRLAVVVAYVFASQLVTAGLAFWLSTKTDAPLGAVGGAVGLTIAGNVLDAVTALGDWRDFLPAHWQFAWADVFQPTPEWAGMLQGTALSVTYALVLFALAFRGFARKDVVS; this is encoded by the coding sequence GTGACGGCGCCACAGGACACGACGGCGGCCCCTGAAGGGCCGCGGAGCGCGGCGGCGACCGCGGGCCCCCGGGTCCCCGGACCGGTCGTCCCGGACCCGGTCGCGGCCACCGCGCCCGGCTACCGCCCGGGGCGCACGCTGCCGCTGCGCGTCGAGGCCGTCCGTCAGCTCAAGCGGCGGCGCACGCTCGTCATGGGCGGCATCCTCGCCCTGCTGCCCCTCGTGCTGCTGCTCGCCTTCGCGATCGCCGGTTCGCCGGACGGCCGCGACGACCGGGTGACGCTGATGGACACGGCCACGGCGTCGGGGGTGAACTTCGCGGCCACGTGCCTGTTCGTGTCGGCCGGGTTCCTGCTCGTCATCCCCGTCGCGCTGTTCTGCGGGGACACCGTGGCCTCCGAGGCGGGCTGGTCGAGCCTGCGCTATCTGCTCGCCGCGCCCGTGCCCCGGGCCCGGCTGCTGTGGTCCAAGCTGGCGGTGGGCCTCGGCCTGAGCGCCGCCGCGATCGTGCTGCTCCCGGTGGTCGCGCTCGCCGTCGGCACGATGGCGTACGGCTGGGGGCCGCTGGAGATCCCGACCGGCGGCGTGCTGGAGCCGGGCACCGCCGCGCGGCGCCTCGCCGTCGTCGTCGCGTACGTCTTCGCGTCCCAGCTGGTCACCGCGGGCCTCGCCTTCTGGCTCTCCACGAAGACGGACGCGCCCCTGGGCGCGGTCGGCGGCGCGGTCGGCCTGACGATCGCGGGGAACGTCCTGGACGCGGTGACCGCGCTCGGCGACTGGCGCGACTTCCTGCCCGCGCACTGGCAGTTCGCCTGGGCGGACGTCTTCCAGCCCACTCCGGAGTGGGCCGGCATGCTCCAGGGCACGGCCCTGTCGGTGACGTACGCGCTGGTGCTCTTCGCGCTGGCGTTCCGGGGGTTCGCGCGCAAGGACGTGGTGTCCTAG
- a CDS encoding alpha/beta fold hydrolase yields the protein MDLRLPRAGAWKAALRAPRRMFAAAAAVVVLAGAGTWTALASDEAPAVRRTDRTLAMGRSQGQEVRVDTSYFTAGDPGTKRPAVLVGHGFGGSKDDVREQAERLARDGYAVLTWSARGFGKSTGRIGLNDPKGEVADVSRLVDWLAKRPEVRLDKAGDPRVGVTGASYGGAVSLLAAGHDDRVDAIAPLMTYWNLADALFPKDVFKKQWAGMFLTAGGGCDTFEPRLCAMYERVAVAGKPDARARALLAERSPAAVGDRIEVPALIVQGQQDSLFPLDQADAAAKAIRANHAPVAVDWVAGGHDGGDRETDRVTGRVTRWFDRYLKDDKGADTGPAFRVTRTGGIDSTDGAATLRGASGDRYPGLAGAPREIPLTGRPQTFDNPAGAAPPAVSGLPGLGAAGGGSGGLSRLSSLGIGVSLDFPGQHAAFESKPLTEDLRITGAPSVRVRVKSDSADTVLFGKVYDVGPGGDQQVLPAQLVAPARIGGAVDGRTLDLRLPAVDHELKKGHRLRLVFAATDLGYASPVEPAAYTVALKSGLKVPTAPGVDTAAAPLPAWVWWLPLTGAAVAAALLLIGRRRVTAPAPDPALADVPLQITGLSKRYAKSTDRYAVRDLSFRVEKGQVLGLLGPNGAGKTTTLRMLMGLIRPDAGEIRVFGQAIRPGAPVLSRVGAFVEGAGFLPHLSGRENLELYWRATGRPAGDAHLDEALEIAGLGDALARAVRTYSQGMRQRLAIAQAMLGLPDLLILDEPTNGLDPPQIREMREVMIRYAAGGRTVIVSSHLLAEVEQSCTHLVVMDRGRLVQAGPVDEIVGAGDTLLVGLAADVSEPLVEKVASLPGVASAVRTEGGLLVRLDGGPAATGAALLPELVRLEVPVESLGPHRRLEDAFLTLIGGGAA from the coding sequence TTCACCGCGGGCGACCCCGGCACCAAGCGCCCCGCGGTGCTCGTCGGGCACGGCTTCGGCGGCAGCAAGGACGACGTGCGCGAGCAGGCCGAGCGCCTGGCCCGCGACGGGTACGCGGTCCTGACGTGGTCCGCGCGCGGCTTCGGCAAGTCCACGGGCCGCATCGGGCTCAACGACCCCAAGGGCGAGGTCGCCGACGTGTCGCGGCTCGTCGACTGGCTGGCGAAGCGGCCCGAGGTCCGCCTCGACAAGGCAGGCGACCCGCGCGTGGGCGTCACGGGCGCCTCGTACGGGGGAGCGGTCTCGCTGCTCGCGGCCGGGCACGACGACCGGGTCGACGCCATCGCCCCGCTGATGACGTACTGGAACCTGGCGGACGCGCTGTTCCCCAAGGACGTCTTCAAGAAGCAGTGGGCCGGGATGTTCCTGACCGCGGGCGGCGGCTGCGACACGTTCGAGCCGCGCCTGTGCGCGATGTACGAGCGCGTGGCGGTGGCCGGGAAGCCCGACGCGCGGGCGCGCGCGCTGCTCGCCGAGCGCAGCCCGGCCGCCGTCGGCGACCGGATCGAGGTGCCCGCCCTGATCGTGCAGGGCCAGCAGGACTCGCTGTTCCCGCTCGACCAGGCCGACGCGGCGGCCAAGGCGATCCGCGCCAACCACGCGCCCGTGGCGGTCGACTGGGTCGCGGGCGGCCACGACGGCGGCGACCGCGAGACCGACCGGGTCACCGGCCGTGTCACCCGGTGGTTCGACCGCTACCTCAAGGACGACAAGGGCGCCGACACGGGCCCCGCCTTCCGCGTCACCCGCACCGGAGGCATCGACTCCACGGACGGCGCGGCGACGCTGCGCGGCGCGAGCGGCGACCGCTACCCGGGGCTCGCCGGCGCCCCGCGCGAGATCCCGCTCACCGGGCGCCCGCAGACCTTCGACAACCCCGCGGGCGCCGCGCCGCCCGCCGTGTCGGGACTGCCGGGCCTCGGCGCCGCGGGCGGCGGCAGCGGCGGCCTCAGCCGCCTCTCCTCGCTCGGCATCGGCGTCTCCCTCGACTTCCCCGGGCAGCACGCCGCGTTCGAGTCGAAGCCGCTCACCGAGGACCTGAGGATCACCGGCGCCCCCTCCGTGCGGGTGCGCGTGAAGTCCGACAGCGCGGACACGGTGCTCTTCGGGAAGGTCTACGACGTGGGGCCCGGCGGCGATCAGCAGGTGCTGCCCGCACAGCTCGTCGCCCCGGCACGGATCGGCGGCGCCGTCGACGGCAGGACCCTCGACCTGAGACTGCCCGCCGTCGACCACGAGCTGAAGAAGGGCCACCGGCTGCGCCTGGTGTTCGCCGCCACCGACCTCGGCTACGCCTCGCCCGTGGAACCGGCCGCGTACACGGTGGCGTTGAAGAGCGGCCTGAAGGTGCCGACGGCCCCCGGCGTGGACACGGCTGCGGCCCCGCTGCCCGCCTGGGTGTGGTGGCTGCCGCTGACCGGCGCCGCCGTGGCGGCCGCCCTGCTCCTGATCGGCCGCAGGCGCGTCACGGCGCCCGCGCCCGACCCGGCCCTCGCCGACGTGCCGCTCCAGATCACCGGCCTGAGCAAGCGGTACGCGAAGTCCACCGACCGGTACGCGGTGCGCGACCTGTCGTTCCGCGTGGAGAAGGGCCAGGTCCTCGGCCTCCTCGGGCCGAACGGCGCGGGCAAGACCACCACCCTGCGCATGCTGATGGGCCTCATCCGCCCGGACGCGGGCGAGATCCGCGTCTTCGGGCAGGCCATCCGGCCCGGCGCGCCCGTCCTGTCCCGCGTCGGCGCGTTCGTCGAGGGCGCCGGATTCCTGCCCCACCTGTCGGGCCGGGAGAACCTGGAGCTGTACTGGCGCGCCACCGGCCGCCCCGCGGGGGACGCGCACCTGGACGAGGCCCTGGAGATCGCCGGGCTCGGCGACGCCCTCGCCCGCGCCGTGCGGACGTACTCCCAGGGCATGCGGCAGCGCCTCGCCATCGCCCAGGCCATGCTGGGCCTGCCGGACCTGCTGATCCTGGACGAGCCGACGAACGGCCTCGACCCGCCCCAGATCCGCGAGATGCGCGAGGTGATGATCCGGTACGCGGCGGGCGGCCGCACGGTCATCGTCTCCAGCCATCTGCTCGCCGAGGTCGAGCAGTCCTGCACGCACCTGGTCGTCATGGACCGCGGCCGCCTCGTGCAGGCGGGCCCGGTCGACGAGATCGTCGGCGCCGGGGACACGCTCCTCGTCGGCCTCGCGGCGGACGTCTCCGAGCCGCTGGTCGAGAAGGTGGCCTCGCTGCCGGGCGTGGCGTCGGCCGTCCGCACCGAGGGCGGGCTCCTGGTGCGGCTCGACGGCGGCCCGGCGGCCACGGGGGCGGCGCTGCTGCCCGAACTGGTCCGCCTGGAGGTCCCCGTGGAGTCGCTGGGCCCGCACCGGCGCCTGGAAGACGCGTTCTTGACCCTGATCGGAGGAGGTGCGGCGTGA